One window from the genome of Osmerus mordax isolate fOsmMor3 chromosome 19, fOsmMor3.pri, whole genome shotgun sequence encodes:
- the LOC136963506 gene encoding LOW QUALITY PROTEIN: uncharacterized protein (The sequence of the model RefSeq protein was modified relative to this genomic sequence to represent the inferred CDS: substituted 1 base at 1 genomic stop codon), which translates to MAQNTFNSLVSLVEPSLRRQDTVMREAIPVGERLAITLRYLATGQTFSSLEYTFRVSRHSISRIVVETCEALYKALQQDYLKVPSTEEEWKHISTRFEERWNFSHCIGALDGKHVNIFPPQNSGSHYYNYKGFNSIVLMALVDAALKXIYIDVGTNGRVSDGGVWAKCGLSQALEDNTLNIPPPEDLPGRQTPVPYVVVADEAFGLKPWMMRPYPRTQLDNNKRNFNYRLSRARRCVENVFGILANRFRVFSQSIALEPSKAVIITKAACVLHNYLRTESLTRYTYTPPSLVDQEDTETGRLIHRAWREEPECMRPIAASSDRNSSLQAKQVREEYCSYFNTNGAVSWQENALS; encoded by the coding sequence ATGGCGCAAAACACATTTAACAGTCTGGTGAGCCTGGTGGAACCATCATTAAGAAGGCAAGACACAGTGATGAGGGAGGCAATACCTGTTGGGGAGAGACTGGCAATAACATTGAGGTACTTGGCCACAGGACAGACCTTCTCCTCTCTGGAATACACATTCCGGGTTAGTAGGCACAGCATTTCCAGAATAGTAGTCGAGACCTGTGAGGCTCTTTACAAGGCATTACAACAGGATTACCTCAAAGTGCCATCCACAGAAGAGGAGTGGAAACACATTTCTACCAGATTTGAAGAGAGGTGGAACTTTTCGCATTGCATTGGTGCCTTAGATGGCAAGCATGTCAACATCTTTCCGCCACAGAATTCAGGGTCTCATTACTATAACTACAAAGGTTTCAATTCAATAGTTCTTATGGCTCTAGTAGATGCAGCCCTGAAATAAATCTATATTGATGTAGGGACAAATGGCAGAGTTAGCGACGGGGGAGTTTGGGCCAAGTGTGGGCTGAGCCAGGCATTGGAAGACAACACACTGAACATACCACCACCAGAAGACCTGCCTGGACGTCAAACCCCTGTCCCTTATGTTGTCGTGGCAGATGAGGCTTTTGGTTTGAAGCCATGGATGATGAGACcatacccaaggacacaactggATAACAACAAGCGAAACTTTAACTACAGGCTCTCTCGTGCACGTCGTTGTGTTGAGAATGTTTTTGGAATCTTGGCAAACAGATTCAGAGTTTTTAGCCAATCAATTGCACTGGAGCCTTCCAAGGCTGTAATAATAACAAAGGCAGCATGTGTTCTTCACAATTACCTAAGAACTGAATCCCTCACCCGTTACACCTACACACCTCCCAGTCTGGTGGATCAGGAGGACACAGAAACAGGTCGACTTATTCACAGAGCTTGGAGGGAAGAACCAGAATGTATGCGCCCTATTGCAGCTTCCTCAGACAGAAATTCATCTTTGCAGGCAAAACAAGTGAGAGAGGAGTACTGCAGCTACTTCAACACAAACGGAGCAGTAAGCTGGCAAGAGAACGCATTGTCTTGA